The genomic interval CGGCGATGATCTTCTCATCACCGTGATAAGGGAACTCATACTGTCCTTTGTCCTTGCCCTGTCCGTGCGGTTCGTATTCTATGCAATAGACACGGCCGGGCAAGTGATCAGCACCACAACAGGGCTGGCCATGGCAAACGTCTTTAACCCGGAGATAGGACAGTCCACGGAGATTGCAAGGATATACGGAATAATCGCCGTCCTGACCTTTCTCAGTCTCAATGCACACCATTACTTTATATATGCATTTATCAAGAGCTTCGAACTCATTCCCTTTGGAGGGGCCAATGTCAGGGAGATGCTGAAGGTCGGCATTATGCTGAGCGGAAGGATATTCATCATAGCGCTGAAACTATCGGCCCCTTTCATAACCGTAGTGATGATCACGAATATACTCATGGGGATTCTGTACAAGCTCATCCCCCAGTTCAACATCTTCTTTGTTGGGTATCCCATTTATATATCCCTCGGGTTTTTCCTGATGATGATCCTGACCCCGGTAGTGGTTTTTGTGCTCAGCGGGTACTTCATGGACCTCAAGGGTATTCTTAACGCCGTAATACTTGCCGGAGCAAAGCCCCGGTAGCTTAATTCGACGCAAATAAAATCAGCATCCCGGACGGAGAAAATGGCAGAGGATCAGGAAAAAACAGAACAAGCAACGCCACGGAGGCGACAGAAGGCCCGGGAAGAGGGAGAAGTAGCAAGGAGCAAGGAACTCACCTCCATGATCTCCATGAGCGGGGTCCTCATTGTCCTTACCATGATGGGCGGGTATACTGCACGGAAGATGCTTGCACTGACAAGAGACGGCTTTATAATAGACCTGGGGAGAAACCCCATGGATGTCCTGCTCGGTTTTATTGAAAGGGGAATGGGGTTGCTCCTGCCCTTTCTCCTCTTCTCACTTGTCATGGGTATTGCCGGAAATGTCATCCAGGGAGGATTTGTATTCAAACCCCTGAAGCTGAGCCTCGGAAAGTTCAACCCTATGGAGGGAGTCAAGAGGCTATTCTCAAAGAATGCAATCATCGAGTTTTTCAAGGGTCTGGTCAAGTTCACCATCGGGGCCGTTCTGCTGTACCTGATGATCAGGGGGGCAATACCGGCAATCGGCCGGCTTATCATGATGGATATCTCCAGCATCACCGTTGTCATGTCAGGCCTGATCCTTCATACACTCAAGGTCGGTTTCATATGCTTCTTGGTCATATCCGTCCTGGACTACATAAGTGAGCAATGGAAGTACGAACAGTCCCTGAAGATGAGCAGTGAAGAGATCAAGGAGGAGTACAAGCAGACCGAGGGTAATCCACAGGTGAAATCACGCATAAGATCCATACAGCGGGACCTGGCAAGGCAGCGGATGATGCAGGAGGTGCCCAGGGCCACTGTTGTTATCACCAATCCCACCCACCTCGCCGTTGCCCTCAAGTACGAAAAGGGAGAGACCGATGCGCCGAAGATAGTTGCCAAAGGGGCTGACTACCTTGCACAGCGGATCAGGGAGACAGCCAGGAAATCGGGTGTCCCCATCATGGAGGACAGGCCCCTTGCCCAGACGCTCTACAAGCTCGAAATCGGGACCGAGATACCACAGGCGCTTTACAGGGCGGTAGCGAAGATACTTGCATACATCTACAAGCTCAGGGAGAGCGGGGCATGAACTGGACCGGTTTGTTGAAACAGAGAAGCGATGTTGTCCTCGCATTATCCATGCTGGTGGTTCTCGGCGTGATGCTCCTCCCCGTTCCGGCATTTGCCCTCGATATCCTCCTGTCCCTCTCGATATCAATTGCAATCGTTATCCTCTTGACATCCCTCTATATCAGAAAACCCCTCGATTTCTCGGTCTTTCCATCCCTGCTCCTGATGGTGACACTCTACAGGCTGTCACTGAATATAGCCACTACCAGGATAATCCTCCTCAAGGGGCATGAGGGAGTGGACGCAGCCGGAAGGGTGATCCTGTCCTTTGGTAATTTCGTTGTCGGCGGAAACTACGCCGTGGGGTTCGTTGTCTTCCTGATCCTTGTGATTATTAACTTCGTGGTCATCACAAAGGGTTCAGGCAGGATAGCAGAGGTTGCCGCCAGGTTCACGCTCGATGCAATGCCCGGCAAGCAGATGGCTATCGATGCCGACCTGAACACCGGTCTTATTGATGAGCAGGAGGCAAGAAAAAGACGTGCGTTCATAGCACACGAGGCGGATTTCTATGGCGCAATGGACGGATCGAGCAAGTTTGTAAGGGGTGACGCCATTGCAGGGCTGATCATTACGGCAATCAATATAATAGGCGGCCTTCTCATAGGAATCATCCAGGATGGAATGCCCATAGCCGAGGCTGCAAGGACGTACACAATACTTACTATCGGTGACGGTCTCGTATCCCAGATCCCTGCATTACTCATATCAACCGCCGCAGGAATAGTAGTCAGCAGGGCGGGAAGCGATACAGACCTCGGGGAAGAGGTAAAGAGACAGATCTTCGTAAACCCGAAGGCCCTTTCCACCACATCGGGGGTCCTTTTCATACTTGCCCTGGTCCCGGGACTTCCACACGTTCCCTTCTTGCTGATATCCATTACAGCAGGCGCTGTTGCCTATTTAACGGTCAAGAAGTCCCGGGAGGAAGAGGAGGAACTGAGGCCTGTAGAGGCCGCCCCGGAGCCGACCATAGAATCCTTCCTCGAACTCGATCCCCTTACACTCGAAATCGGCTACGGCCTCATCCCCCTTGTCGAGGAACCGGAGGGACAGATGCTTCAGAAGATAAAGGCGATGCGGAGACAGATTGCCCAGGAGATGGGTTTTGTAGTGCCTCCCATACATATAAAGGACAACCTCAAGCTACGGCCCCATGAGTACAGCTTCATGCTGAAGGGCATAGATCTGGCACGCAGCGAGATCCTCCTTGGTAAGTGGCTTGCAGTAATACCCGACGACAACATCGAAAAGGTCGAAGGTATTCCGACAAGGGAACCGGCCTTCGGCCTTCCCGCCCTGTGGATAGACGAGAAGGACCTTGACCGGGCGCAGAGCCTCGGATACACAGTGGTTGATACACCAACGGTTATTGTTACACACCTGACGGAGCTGCTCAGGAAAAACGGCTGGGAGGTGTTAACGCGTGCCGAGGTCCAGCAGATACTCGATAATGTAGCCAGGAACTACCCCAGGATCGTGGAAGAACTCGTTCCGGCAATGCTTCCTCTCGGGACAGTACAGAGGGTGTTGCAGAACCTGCTTAAGGAACGTGTGCCCATCAAGGATATCATCACCATACTTGAAACCCTCCTCGACCACGGCCAGACAGTAAAGGATCATGAAACCCTCACCGAGTTTGTAAGACAATCCCTTGCAAGGACGATCACGAGACAGCATCTCCTTCCGGACGGGACACTCCCCGTTTTTACACTCGACCCGATTTTCGAAAAAGAGATGGTGCAGTCACTTGGCGAAGGGGCCGGGGTTTCTCCACAACTCATGCAGAGGCTTATGAAGAGCCTCGACAGGGCAACAAAGGACGAAAGGGTAAAGAGCATCCAGCCCATCCTGGTCTGTTCACCACAGGTCAGGAAACATCTCAGGAAGATTACCGAACGTATAATGCCTTCTCTCGTGGTGCTCTCCAGCGGAGAGATATCACCGGAGGTAAAACTCTATTCACTGGGAATGGTGAGTTATGAGAATTAAGAGATTCAATGCAAGGACATTTTCCGAGGCGCTGACCCTGATCAAAAGGGAACTTGGCCCCGATGCGGTAATCCTTTCATCAGAGCAGGTGAGGGAGGATATGGTTGAACTGGTGGCGGCAGTTGATAACAGCGAAGCACCCCTTGCGCGAAAATCAGCGGGTACGGCATCAACAGGCGGCTATAGCGACCTCAGAAGTGAAATCGAACGTCTCAGGGATGCAATTGTTCAGATGAGGAACAGCGGATATGAGATGCGCCTGCCGGAAAACAGGAGGAGGATTCTATCCCTGCTCCTGAAGAATTCGGTTAAAGAGGAGTTTGCAATGAGGCTCTGTGAGAGGGCAAGTGACCTGAAATCCCTGTTCCAGCGACTATCGGAAGAACTGAGCACCATGCGTATTGATAATTCACAAGCGGCAATCATGCTCATCGGTCCAACAGGCGTGGGCAAGACTACGACCCTTGCCAAACTTGCCGCAAGGGAGATCCGGATGGGCAGGAAGGTCGCAGTTGTGACCCTGGACACCTTCCGGATAGGGGCAACCGACCAGTTGAAGCGCTTCTCGAGGCTCCTGAACATTCCCCTTGAAATCGTCCGGGACCCATCAGAGCTGAAATCAAGGATAAGCAAACATATGAGCATGGACAGGATATTCATCGACACCGCCGGAAGAAACCCCGGTGAGGGGCGATACCTGGAGGAGCTAAAAAAGGTATACAAACTGGGCCTTCCCATCGAGACGCACCTGCTTATGAGCCCCAACAGTGACGACTCATTCCTCACCTCGGCCTACAGGCATTACAGCAGACTGAATATCGACTGTCTCGGCTTCACAAAGCTGGATGAATCGGTAAAGCGGGGATCGATCTACAACCTTTCGCTCCTGTACCAGAAACCCGTTGCCTACATAACAACGGGGCAGCGCATACCCGGAGATCTGGCATTCCCCGACAGCAGTACCCTTGCAAGACTCGTCCTCGGGGAGGGGTTGACTGCAACGGAAAACAACGGGGGTATTCGGGCATGAAGATGAGGGCGGAGAAGGACCTTCTCGTGAGCTTATCAGAAAAACCGACGGAACGAGGTGAAAGATGGAAGGCATGAGCAGTCCCGCAAAACGGATAAGAACTATAGCCATCACCAGCGGCAAGGGCGGCGTCGGCAAAACAAACGTGGTAGCAAACCTTGCCGTTTCCCTGCAGAGGCGCGGCAACAACGTCCTCGTCTTTGATGCCGATCTGGGATTAAGCAATATCGACGTCCTCTTCGGAATCGTACCAAAATACACAATCCAGCATCTCCTGAGCGGTGAACGGTCGCTCCAGGAGGTCCTTGTTAAGGGACCGGAGGGAATACTTATCCTTCCGGCATCTTCAGGCGTTGAGGAAATAACATGCCTGGATGAATTCCAGAGATTGAGGGTTCTCGATGAGTTCGATTCCTTTGACGGCAAGATCGATTATCTGCTCATTGACACAGGTGCGGGCATATCCTCAAATGTCACATTCTTCTGCATAGCAGCCCAGGAGATAATAGTGGTAATTACCCCCGAACCCACTTCCCTCACCGATGCATATGCCCTGATAAAGGTGCTGTACACAAAGTACCAGGAAAGGAACTTCAAGATACTCGTGAATTACACCAGGAGTTCATCGGAGGCGCTTGAAACCTTCAGGAGGCTGCATCTCGTAACGGAGCGGTTTCTCAAGCTCTCCCTCGACTATCTCGGTCTCATACCCCGTGACGGTGCCGTCAAACGAGCAGTGATCGCCCAGGATGCGGTTGTCATACGGGAGCCCGACAGCAGCTCATCGAGGTCCTTCCGTGACCTTGCATTGAAGCTCCATAACAGCAGCAACGACGAGAGGCTCAAGGGGAGCATTCAGTTTTTTCTCGGGAACCTCTTCGGTAACGGTGAAGCCGTTAATACCGTGTCAAGAGGGGCTGATTAATGTTACAGGCATACAGGGCATCAATAGACGAGGAGGAAAAGGAGCGGATAATCAAGGACCTCCTTCCCTACATCAAGTATACGGCCTACCGTATTGCCTGGAGACTTCCACCACAGTTGACCGTTGATGACCTGATCAGCGTAGGGATAATCGGTCTCCTCGATGCAATCGACCGCTATGACCCCTCAAGGCAGGCGAACCTCAAGACCTATGCGGAATACCGCATTAAAGGTTCCATGCTTGATGAGCTGAGGGCAGCGGAATGGACTCCGAAACACCTTCAGAAGAAGATCAACACCGTAAAGGCAACATACAGCAGCCTCGAGCAGAAACTTCGAAGACCGCCATCGGAGGAGGAGGTTGCTGAAGAACTCGCTATAGATCTTGATGAACTCTTCAAGATCCTTAACAACGCCAATGCATCTATATCAATAAGTCTCGATGAGATTGAATCCAGGGTGGACCGCAACGGTAACGGTGACTACAACATCCACGACCATATCAGGGATGACAAATCAGACGACCCGCTCACGGAGCTTGAAAAGACGGATTCGAGAGAGCACCTGAAAAAAGCGATCACACGGCTCCCGGAAAGGGAACAGATGATACTTTCTCTCTACTACTGGGAGGAACTCACCTTCAGGGAGATAGGCCAGATCCTGCAAATATCGGAATCCCGTGTATCCCAGCTCCACAGCCAGGCGCTTGTCAGGATCAGGGGACACATACAGGAGCGGTAATCCCCTGGTTTGCTTACCGCCCTGACCATATCTTGCAGGGATTATTTCAGCCCTATATCCACCGGCAAGGCCCCCCTGAACTCCATCTCGCCCCCCAGTCCCATGACTACCGACCAAACCGCACTCTCAACAGGCTCATAAGCCGCAATCAGGACATCGGCCGTTTCAAAATGTCTGAGCAGATACGGGCTCCCGAAAGATATGACGACGGAGCTTTCAGAGTTCCTAATAATCCTCTCGATTTTTCGTCTTTCGTCGGTGCCGATACCTGAACTCCCCCTCCATGCCTTCACATCGGTAAAGACAGCTATGATGACCGTCCCGGCGCTTCTCCTCCCCGCGCCTTCAAGCGGCCGGACATCACTGAAGTACGGGCGCAACATCCCGGCCTTTTCTCCCGGTTTGTCTCCGGATACCAGGACCGGTACGGCATTTAGGGCCCTGACAGGTATCAGTGACCTATCATCCCTGACAAGTGTAATAGACCTCTCCCTGATGATTCGCGGGGACTTCCGGTGTGTATCGAGGTCTTCGGTCACGAGTTTCGGGAGCCTGAGTCCCTCCTTGAAACGTCCTATCCTCCGGAGCGTCGCCTTCAGTGTATCTTCGTCCAGGTCTCCTCTCCGGCAGGAAACAAGCAACTCACTTACCGCTTTCTCAGGGTCCTCAGGATGCAGCAGGAGGTCCGCCCCGGCCGAAAGAGACAACGTATGGATATTGCGGATACCCTTCAGTGCATGCATATCGAGTGCATCGGTAACAACGAGCCCACTGAAGGAGAGTTCCTCCCTTAATACGCCCCTTATAAGCCTCTCTGAAAGAGATGCAGGCATGGCATCTATGGAGGGTATACTCAGATGACCTGCCATGATACCGCTTACTCCTCTTTCAACGGCGACCCTGAAAGGGGCGATATCTTCCTCTAAAAGCTCTCCGTAGGATTTATTGATTACGGGAAGTGACATGTGAGAATCGACCGATGTGTCTCCATGCCCGGGGAAATGCTTTGCACAGCTCAGTAACCCCTCTGACTCAAAGGCCCTGATATATTCGGAACCGAGCCATGCAACGGTATCGGGATTGTCCGAAAATGCCCTTGTACAGATTATAGGGTTGTCCGGGTTGCGGTTAACGTCAAGGACAGGGGTAAGCGGCATGTTTATGCCTACGTCGGCGGCCTCACCGGCAACCGACTTAAGAGACCCTCTCAGGAGTTCCATATCCGTAATGCCGTCACCCCTGATCGCAGCGGCAACCGCCATCTGGCAAGGGAATTCCGTTGCACCCTTTATCTGCTGTGCGACACCGCGTTCAATGTCGGAGGCAATAAAGAGGGGGGAGGAGGAAGCACCCTGAAGTTCTTCGATAAAAAAGCTTACCTCATCATATATCCCTCCAAATACTATAAACCCCCCGATCCCCTTCCGTACGAGGTCATGCAACTCCGCCCTGCAGGAAGGGTCGTCAATCCTGTCACCATCGAGCCTTGCAATTATCATCCGGTAAAGAACCCTTTCAAGGTTATCCATAACTGGATTATACCCTAAAGCCGAGGCAGGGTCAAACCCGGGTTGTCCTCCGATGTTTTCAAGAAAATACTACCCGAATCCAGCGGCAACCGATGATAAAATCCCAAAAAATACCCCCCTGACGCTGACTGTTAATATGCCCGGTGATCCCGGCGATGCTGAACCCCTGGAGGTAAAGGGTGTTGTGAAGTGGTTATCCGTTAATCCTTCCATCAGCTATAAGTTCAGGGTTGGTGTTCAGTTCCCGCCCTACGGTGACGGTAGGGGCTGTAACCCGGGACATGTGCTCGAAAAGATCAAGTTGATCGAAGGCATCTACGGGGATGGATAGACCGGATCCATCCCCGTAGATAATTATTCGGGTTCCACTTCAGCGGGCGTGACAACTGCCATAACCACAAGCCGCTGTCCACATGAAGCCCTGAAACCATGGGAGACCATCGGGTCACATAGGATCGCCGTCTTTTCATCCGCCTCGATTACTTCGTCACCCACCATGAATTCTCCCTTTCCTTCCATACAGTACATCATCAGCCGTAGGGGCGCCTTGTGGGGTGTCAGTTCCTGTCCGGGCTCAAGACACATGAGGGCCACTCTCATCTCGGGTTTATCAGAGAGCATTTCCCTTGTAATCTTTTCAGGACTGAATTTTATGAGTTTTTTAAAATCGAGAATTTCCGCCATCCTGTCCTCCTCTTGTTTGTTATTTTGTTTATTGAGTCTGAGTATAAACTCAATTCTTCCATATGTCATTCCGGCTTGTCCGGAATCGTTCATGTGATGCCGAACAAGTCGAAGGATTCCCGACAAGCGGGAATGACACCGAAAATAAAGATACAATTTTCAGACGCCCTGCGGTCTCTGCCGCAGGGTGGTTCACATAAGAGCCTGTGTATAAAATGCGGTCATTAGTCATTCCCTCAATCCCGAACGCATTCGGGAGTCGGGAATCCTTTTTAAAGACAGATTCCGGACAAGCCGGAATGACGGAAAAACGACACCTGTTCGACTTTATACACGGGCACTAATTATTTTCTGTGTATAAACTGCCGTTTTTTATTTTTGTCATACCCGAAGTCTGTAGTCGGGTATCCAGAAGTTACTGAAAAGACTGGATTCCCGCCCAACAGACCGCGGGAATGACGGCTCTATTGTTGACTTTATACACGGACTCTATTTATTTATATTAACACCTTCGGGATTAAACCGCCATGAGATAGATCATATATACAACGGACCTGTTACAGACCGGCAAGCCGGCGGATCGACGGGCAGGAGGGCCGCCGGGAATGATACGAAAAGCCATTACAATGCACCTTGCCGAAAGACCCGGCCTTTGGTCGGGGATGAAGGCAAGGAATCTATTTAGAGTCTGTGTATAAAGTCGAACAATTGTCATTTTTTCGTCATTCCGGCTTGTCCGGAATCCAGTCTTTTCAATAAGTTCTGGATACCCGACTACAGACTTCGGGTATGACAAAAATAAAAAATGACAGTTTATACATAGACTCTATTTAATCGAAGTTTCCTTGCATTGGCAAGCTCCGACCTTTGGCCGGAGAGCTTGACCCATCTGCCCCCGATCTGACCCGCGGGTCATACGGTATATTTTTGCGATGTCAAACGATTGACACCTGTCCGGGGATATGTTAGAGTAACTATCATGAAAAGGGTGCTTGTTATTGATGACGACAGTGCGGTGAGGGACATCCTGCAGGACTTTCTGACCCTCGAGGGATACATGGTGAATCTCGCCAGTGACGGAGCTATGGGAATAGACGCTCTCAATTCCGATAACTATGATGTGATCCTCCTTGACCTTGTTATGCCGAACATGGGGGGGATTGATGTGCTGAAGGGAATCAAGGAGACGAGGAATGCCGATACCCCCTGTGTAATACTAACGGCACATGGTACGGTTCAGAATGCTGTAGAGGCAATGAAGTTAGGGGCCTTCGACTATGTTACAAAACCCTTCAGACTTGATGAGGTGAAGCTGATTGTCGACAGGGCCATAGAGGTATCCAAGATCAAGAAGGAAAACGTCCGCCTGAAGAGGGAACTGAAAAAGAGATACGAGTTTCACGGCCTGATCGGCTCCTCTCCCGAGATGCAGGATGTATACAGCCTTATCGAGAAGATTGCAGATACGGACAGCACGATCCTCATAACCGGTGACAGCGGGACGGGAAAGGAATTGGCGGCAAAAATAACACATTACAACAGCTCCCGGTCCGAGAGGAATTTTGTCCCCCTCAACTGTGCTGCTATTCCAAAGGACCTCCTCGAGTCGGAGCTTTTCGGACATGAAAGAGGTGCATTCACAGGTGCGGTAACTACCCGCATCGGTAGATTTGAACTTGCAAATAACGGAACCCTCTTCCTTGATGAAATAGGGGAGCTTGATCCCTCCCTCCAGGTTAAACTCCTGCGGGTACTCCAGGAACGTGAGTTTGAGCGGATAGGAAGCACAAAGACCATCAAGGTGGACGTAAGGATTATTGCCGCTACAAACAAGGATCTTGAACGTCATACCAAGGAGGGCAGGTTCCGTGCGGACCTGTTTTACAGATTGAATGTTATCCCCATTCATCTGCCGCCGCTGAAAGGCAGGCAGGAGGACATCCCTCTTCTTGTAGAGCATTTTCTTAAAAAACACTCCAAGTCAAAGAAAAGGCCGCAGCCGAAGATCACGGACAGGATCATGGATGTATTCATGAATTATCAGTGGCCCGGCAATG from bacterium BMS3Abin08 carries:
- the flhF gene encoding flagellar biosynthesis protein FlhF codes for the protein MRIKRFNARTFSEALTLIKRELGPDAVILSSEQVREDMVELVAAVDNSEAPLARKSAGTASTGGYSDLRSEIERLRDAIVQMRNSGYEMRLPENRRRILSLLLKNSVKEEFAMRLCERASDLKSLFQRLSEELSTMRIDNSQAAIMLIGPTGVGKTTTLAKLAAREIRMGRKVAVVTLDTFRIGATDQLKRFSRLLNIPLEIVRDPSELKSRISKHMSMDRIFIDTAGRNPGEGRYLEELKKVYKLGLPIETHLLMSPNSDDSFLTSAYRHYSRLNIDCLGFTKLDESVKRGSIYNLSLLYQKPVAYITTGQRIPGDLAFPDSSTLARLVLGEGLTATENNGGIRA
- the flhB_1 gene encoding flagellar biosynthetic protein FlhB is translated as MAEDQEKTEQATPRRRQKAREEGEVARSKELTSMISMSGVLIVLTMMGGYTARKMLALTRDGFIIDLGRNPMDVLLGFIERGMGLLLPFLLFSLVMGIAGNVIQGGFVFKPLKLSLGKFNPMEGVKRLFSKNAIIEFFKGLVKFTIGAVLLYLMIRGAIPAIGRLIMMDISSITVVMSGLILHTLKVGFICFLVISVLDYISEQWKYEQSLKMSSEEIKEEYKQTEGNPQVKSRIRSIQRDLARQRMMQEVPRATVVITNPTHLAVALKYEKGETDAPKIVAKGADYLAQRIRETARKSGVPIMEDRPLAQTLYKLEIGTEIPQALYRAVAKILAYIYKLRESGA
- the zraR_6 gene encoding transcriptional regulatory protein ZraR, whose translation is MKRVLVIDDDSAVRDILQDFLTLEGYMVNLASDGAMGIDALNSDNYDVILLDLVMPNMGGIDVLKGIKETRNADTPCVILTAHGTVQNAVEAMKLGAFDYVTKPFRLDEVKLIVDRAIEVSKIKKENVRLKRELKKRYEFHGLIGSSPEMQDVYSLIEKIADTDSTILITGDSGTGKELAAKITHYNSSRSERNFVPLNCAAIPKDLLESELFGHERGAFTGAVTTRIGRFELANNGTLFLDEIGELDPSLQVKLLRVLQEREFERIGSTKTIKVDVRIIAATNKDLERHTKEGRFRADLFYRLNVIPIHLPPLKGRQEDIPLLVEHFLKKHSKSKKRPQPKITDRIMDVFMNYQWPGNVRELENLIERLTILNPGETVDITDLPKRFHGIVPAKKVSASKANPSEELSVSPEGVDLNGVIDDIERKLIVQALQLSKGVKSKAASLLGLNRTTLVEKMKKKGIEVASKN
- a CDS encoding flagellar biosynthesis protein FliR; amino-acid sequence: MKSYDIPAEMVITFVLVLIRLSMIMALLPVFGSKTLPPLFKIGLIVAISMALTPVVSVSYNGDDLLITVIRELILSFVLALSVRFVFYAIDTAGQVISTTTGLAMANVFNPEIGQSTEIARIYGIIAVLTFLSLNAHHYFIYAFIKSFELIPFGGANVREMLKVGIMLSGRIFIIALKLSAPFITVVMITNILMGILYKLIPQFNIFFVGYPIYISLGFFLMMILTPVVVFVLSGYFMDLKGILNAVILAGAKPR
- the flhA gene encoding flagellar biosynthesis protein FlhA, which encodes MNWTGLLKQRSDVVLALSMLVVLGVMLLPVPAFALDILLSLSISIAIVILLTSLYIRKPLDFSVFPSLLLMVTLYRLSLNIATTRIILLKGHEGVDAAGRVILSFGNFVVGGNYAVGFVVFLILVIINFVVITKGSGRIAEVAARFTLDAMPGKQMAIDADLNTGLIDEQEARKRRAFIAHEADFYGAMDGSSKFVRGDAIAGLIITAINIIGGLLIGIIQDGMPIAEAARTYTILTIGDGLVSQIPALLISTAAGIVVSRAGSDTDLGEEVKRQIFVNPKALSTTSGVLFILALVPGLPHVPFLLISITAGAVAYLTVKKSREEEEELRPVEAAPEPTIESFLELDPLTLEIGYGLIPLVEEPEGQMLQKIKAMRRQIAQEMGFVVPPIHIKDNLKLRPHEYSFMLKGIDLARSEILLGKWLAVIPDDNIEKVEGIPTREPAFGLPALWIDEKDLDRAQSLGYTVVDTPTVIVTHLTELLRKNGWEVLTRAEVQQILDNVARNYPRIVEELVPAMLPLGTVQRVLQNLLKERVPIKDIITILETLLDHGQTVKDHETLTEFVRQSLARTITRQHLLPDGTLPVFTLDPIFEKEMVQSLGEGAGVSPQLMQRLMKSLDRATKDERVKSIQPILVCSPQVRKHLRKITERIMPSLVVLSSGEISPEVKLYSLGMVSYEN
- the ylxH gene encoding flagellum site-determining protein YlxH encodes the protein MEGMSSPAKRIRTIAITSGKGGVGKTNVVANLAVSLQRRGNNVLVFDADLGLSNIDVLFGIVPKYTIQHLLSGERSLQEVLVKGPEGILILPASSGVEEITCLDEFQRLRVLDEFDSFDGKIDYLLIDTGAGISSNVTFFCIAAQEIIVVITPEPTSLTDAYALIKVLYTKYQERNFKILVNYTRSSSEALETFRRLHLVTERFLKLSLDYLGLIPRDGAVKRAVIAQDAVVIREPDSSSSRSFRDLALKLHNSSNDERLKGSIQFFLGNLFGNGEAVNTVSRGAD
- the fliA gene encoding RNA polymerase sigma factor FliA yields the protein MLQAYRASIDEEEKERIIKDLLPYIKYTAYRIAWRLPPQLTVDDLISVGIIGLLDAIDRYDPSRQANLKTYAEYRIKGSMLDELRAAEWTPKHLQKKINTVKATYSSLEQKLRRPPSEEEVAEELAIDLDELFKILNNANASISISLDEIESRVDRNGNGDYNIHDHIRDDKSDDPLTELEKTDSREHLKKAITRLPEREQMILSLYYWEELTFREIGQILQISESRVSQLHSQALVRIRGHIQER
- the ybbD gene encoding putative lipoprotein YbbD precursor → MDNLERVLYRMIIARLDGDRIDDPSCRAELHDLVRKGIGGFIVFGGIYDEVSFFIEELQGASSSPLFIASDIERGVAQQIKGATEFPCQMAVAAAIRGDGITDMELLRGSLKSVAGEAADVGINMPLTPVLDVNRNPDNPIICTRAFSDNPDTVAWLGSEYIRAFESEGLLSCAKHFPGHGDTSVDSHMSLPVINKSYGELLEEDIAPFRVAVERGVSGIMAGHLSIPSIDAMPASLSERLIRGVLREELSFSGLVVTDALDMHALKGIRNIHTLSLSAGADLLLHPEDPEKAVSELLVSCRRGDLDEDTLKATLRRIGRFKEGLRLPKLVTEDLDTHRKSPRIIRERSITLVRDDRSLIPVRALNAVPVLVSGDKPGEKAGMLRPYFSDVRPLEGAGRRSAGTVIIAVFTDVKAWRGSSGIGTDERRKIERIIRNSESSVVISFGSPYLLRHFETADVLIAAYEPVESAVWSVVMGLGGEMEFRGALPVDIGLK
- a CDS encoding cupin domain protein, producing MAEILDFKKLIKFSPEKITREMLSDKPEMRVALMCLEPGQELTPHKAPLRLMMYCMEGKGEFMVGDEVIEADEKTAILCDPMVSHGFRASCGQRLVVMAVVTPAEVEPE